A single window of Magnetococcus marinus MC-1 DNA harbors:
- a CDS encoding preprotein translocase subunit SecA has protein sequence MSGVSELLLPSPVPQGVEGVLHGLHGRWRGRAAHRRRLMQLAEQAERRCMALLGLPETQLQQQLLEIQSRFRRRLLTDDETLLAGVALVGELAWRAVQKRPYRVQFMGALAMHRGWLAEMATGEGKTLTVAVAAVLAGWSGRACHVISANDYLTERDAQQMTPLYEACGVTVASGGGALSPEERQLCYKADVVYVTAKTLLADYLRDQLATRQGAGRAQQGFAQWLTGGAQQPSAMMLGRGLHTVIIDEADSVLIDEAVTPLILAAPQKIPGMHGAVMWAAEVAERLHEEEDYTADRRTRQIQLLEGANQLMAAMAWRLDAVWRSEVRRQELVRHALSVRHFIRVGQHYLVQEDKVVLLDDATGRMTPERSLTAGLHQAIEAYEGVPLTDPNASMGQMSFQTFFRRFHRFCGTTGTARESTRELWRIYRLAVLPIPTHRPRQTVVHPTRVYATLEDKWQAVAAEVAQVHASGRPVLVGVRSVSSSEQLAAVLVEKGLSAQVLNARNHAEEAAIVSRAGQSGHVTIATNMAGRGTDIGLEEQTRSLGGLHVIIAECNSSARIDRQLAGRCGRQGDPGSVVTLLCLEEDVLRQQLSPALLGIARSLPRWGWAAGVLAGLVHYAQRRSEAQAYGQRRAVMQGDEWLNNALPF, from the coding sequence GTGAGTGGGGTTTCTGAGCTGCTGCTGCCCAGCCCGGTGCCCCAGGGTGTCGAGGGGGTGCTGCATGGGTTGCATGGGCGCTGGCGTGGCCGTGCCGCCCATCGGCGGCGGTTGATGCAGCTGGCCGAGCAGGCTGAGCGCCGCTGTATGGCCCTGCTGGGCTTGCCGGAAACCCAGCTGCAACAGCAGCTGCTGGAGATTCAATCACGGTTTCGGCGACGTCTGCTTACCGATGATGAAACCCTGTTGGCGGGGGTGGCTTTGGTGGGCGAATTGGCTTGGCGGGCGGTGCAAAAACGTCCCTATCGGGTGCAGTTTATGGGGGCGTTGGCCATGCATCGGGGCTGGTTGGCGGAGATGGCCACGGGTGAGGGTAAAACCCTTACGGTGGCGGTGGCGGCGGTGCTGGCGGGTTGGAGTGGGCGGGCCTGCCATGTGATTAGCGCCAACGATTATCTAACCGAGCGGGACGCGCAACAGATGACCCCCCTGTATGAGGCGTGTGGGGTGACGGTCGCCAGCGGTGGCGGGGCATTGAGCCCCGAGGAACGGCAGCTCTGTTACAAGGCCGATGTGGTCTATGTGACGGCCAAAACCTTGTTGGCGGACTATCTGCGGGACCAGTTGGCAACGCGGCAAGGGGCGGGGCGGGCGCAACAAGGCTTTGCTCAGTGGCTCACGGGGGGGGCGCAGCAGCCCAGCGCGATGATGCTTGGGCGCGGCTTACACACGGTGATTATTGACGAAGCCGACAGTGTGTTGATTGATGAGGCGGTGACGCCGTTGATTTTGGCGGCGCCACAGAAAATACCGGGCATGCATGGGGCGGTGATGTGGGCGGCTGAGGTGGCGGAACGCCTGCACGAGGAAGAGGACTACACCGCAGACCGACGCACCCGGCAGATTCAACTGCTGGAGGGGGCCAATCAGTTGATGGCCGCCATGGCGTGGCGGTTGGATGCGGTGTGGCGCAGTGAGGTGCGGCGGCAGGAGCTGGTTCGCCATGCCTTGAGCGTGCGTCACTTTATCCGGGTGGGGCAGCACTATCTGGTGCAGGAAGATAAGGTGGTATTGCTGGATGATGCCACCGGACGCATGACCCCAGAGCGCAGTCTGACGGCGGGTTTGCATCAAGCCATTGAGGCTTATGAAGGGGTGCCCTTGACCGATCCCAATGCGTCCATGGGGCAGATGAGTTTTCAAACCTTTTTTCGGCGTTTTCATCGGTTTTGTGGCACCACCGGCACCGCGCGGGAGTCCACCCGCGAGTTGTGGCGCATCTATCGGCTGGCAGTTTTGCCAATCCCCACCCACCGGCCCCGGCAGACGGTGGTGCATCCTACCCGCGTTTACGCCACGTTGGAGGATAAGTGGCAGGCGGTGGCCGCCGAGGTTGCCCAGGTGCACGCCAGTGGACGGCCCGTTTTGGTGGGGGTGCGCTCGGTTTCGTCCAGTGAGCAGTTGGCGGCGGTGCTGGTGGAAAAGGGGCTGTCGGCCCAGGTGTTAAATGCCCGTAATCATGCCGAAGAGGCTGCAATTGTCAGCCGCGCGGGGCAGTCGGGGCATGTGACCATCGCCACCAACATGGCGGGTCGGGGCACCGATATTGGGTTGGAGGAGCAGACCCGTAGCTTGGGGGGGTTGCATGTGATTATTGCCGAGTGCAACAGCTCGGCGCGCATTGATCGCCAGTTGGCGGGCCGCTGCGGGCGACAGGGTGACCCGGGCAGTGTGGTCACTTTGCTCTGTTTGGAAGAAGATGTGTTGCGGCAGCAGCTCTCCCCTGCGCTGTTGGGGATTGCTCGCAGCTTGCCACGTTGGGGGTGGGCCGCAGGGGTGTTGGCTGGCTTGGTACACTATGCCCAGCGCCGTTCAGAAGCTCAAGCCTATGGGCAACGGCGGGCGGTGATGCAAGGGGATGAGTGGCTCAATAATGCGCTCCCTTTTTAA
- a CDS encoding TolC family protein — protein MLRLTLAMGLSLSAVSAQSAASTTPPIQTPSERLVAAADLPNMVGEAIQAAPAQPPAEKGEQAQSADENVVIPTPPANQQPPGAIAEFAVSSWCAGAGSVIAPSPEQPHMTLGQLIGLLQRHNATLQTKQLAQQSAEAAVQRAKGVFDPLVSFSLKRSHQEEPNNIEEKLTRYTSIYKTDSTAVSMSMSKLFSSGLQLEAEVSETKLMTSTMKTLDANEPDNHRASYSLSVTQPLLRDARSSVVEAPVRAAELGHKAAEHERLDTQSMVTAEAVIAYHDLVLAQHKVAAMQEKIAMANRLLGMAEDLYKKGRLPQSDVWEVENSLSRFETALAEAQQGQREQSNRLRTMIMQSQGEDLGVLQVADVLPKKISNLPTLTESVEQAYAKRQDLKAKRMLLKQQDEQLGYSENQMLPRLDLVASYGRSGLAYDGLDAFEGMKDLSPSWSLGVQASVTLNGNKQAKADVQSARAKREEAALAVKSLEVTITNDIDTSLNALKSACKRWKYWDKVANREEQRVVMEKDRVKAGRSDVRQLLLSEERAIDARQVLKEQQVAFAKAQALLATAQGTLLEQFH, from the coding sequence TTGCTTCGCTTAACACTGGCTATGGGGTTGAGCCTAAGCGCTGTCTCTGCCCAGAGCGCAGCAAGCACCACCCCACCGATCCAGACACCGTCGGAGCGTCTGGTGGCAGCTGCGGATCTGCCCAATATGGTGGGAGAGGCCATCCAAGCGGCCCCTGCACAACCCCCTGCAGAAAAGGGTGAGCAGGCCCAAAGCGCCGATGAAAATGTGGTGATACCGACCCCGCCTGCAAATCAACAACCACCAGGAGCGATTGCTGAGTTTGCGGTCTCTTCGTGGTGTGCAGGGGCGGGCTCTGTTATTGCACCATCGCCTGAGCAGCCGCACATGACGCTGGGGCAGTTGATTGGGCTTCTACAGCGGCACAACGCCACGTTGCAGACCAAGCAATTGGCCCAGCAAAGTGCCGAGGCTGCCGTGCAGCGGGCCAAGGGGGTGTTTGACCCGCTGGTAAGCTTTTCTCTCAAGCGGAGTCACCAGGAAGAGCCCAATAACATTGAAGAGAAATTAACCCGCTATACCAGTATTTATAAGACCGATAGCACGGCGGTTTCCATGTCCATGAGCAAGCTGTTTTCTTCGGGTTTGCAATTAGAGGCCGAGGTGAGTGAAACCAAACTGATGACCAGCACCATGAAGACGCTGGATGCCAATGAGCCGGATAACCATCGTGCCTCCTACAGTCTGAGTGTCACCCAACCTTTGTTACGGGATGCCCGTAGTAGCGTGGTGGAGGCGCCTGTCCGGGCGGCTGAGTTGGGGCATAAGGCGGCTGAGCATGAGCGTTTGGATACCCAGTCCATGGTCACTGCCGAGGCGGTGATCGCCTATCACGATCTGGTGTTGGCCCAGCATAAGGTGGCGGCCATGCAAGAGAAGATCGCCATGGCCAACCGGTTACTCGGTATGGCAGAAGATCTCTACAAAAAGGGGCGTTTGCCCCAATCGGATGTGTGGGAAGTGGAAAACTCTTTATCCCGTTTTGAAACGGCGTTGGCCGAGGCCCAGCAGGGGCAGCGGGAGCAGAGCAACCGTTTGCGCACCATGATTATGCAATCGCAAGGTGAGGATTTGGGGGTTTTGCAGGTTGCGGATGTGTTGCCCAAAAAGATAAGCAACCTGCCAACGCTAACCGAGAGTGTTGAGCAAGCCTACGCCAAACGTCAAGATCTAAAGGCTAAGCGCATGCTGCTTAAACAGCAGGATGAACAGTTGGGTTACAGTGAAAACCAGATGCTACCGCGCCTTGATCTGGTGGCCAGCTATGGACGTAGTGGTTTAGCCTACGATGGCTTGGATGCCTTTGAAGGGATGAAGGATTTAAGTCCAAGTTGGAGCCTAGGTGTGCAGGCTTCCGTGACGTTAAACGGCAATAAGCAGGCGAAGGCGGACGTACAGAGTGCGCGGGCCAAACGGGAAGAAGCCGCACTGGCCGTCAAATCATTAGAAGTGACCATCACGAATGATATTGATACCAGCCTGAACGCGTTAAAGAGTGCCTGCAAACGCTGGAAATATTGGGATAAGGTCGCCAACCGTGAAGAGCAACGGGTGGTCATGGAAAAAGATCGGGTCAAAGCGGGTCGCAGCGATGTACGCCAGCTCTTGCTCAGTGAAGAGCGGGCGATCGACGCCCGTCAGGTGCTCAAAGAGCAGCAGGTTGCCTTTGCGAAAGCACAAGCCTTATTAGCCACCGCGCAGGGGACCTTATTGGAGCAGTTTCATTGA
- a CDS encoding biotin/lipoyl-binding protein, producing the protein MSTSTQQTRVFSDSWHRISGVRVALLSSVRAHRQQFQGEMWVVLRDSLSSDWFRVSTEAYRFLCRLSLQKTVEQAWQESLQAEQAHALTQEEVVQLLGQINLSNLLQYDRTTAGASLFERYNKRRKQERKALWMSFMAVKIPLIDPDSALQRARKLISWLLGPWGVGFYLLLLLAALITLFNQGDRLFDQGAGILAPDNLLLLYGGFIVAKVVHELGHAAVCKHFGGEVHTVGVMLLLFAPLPYVDATASWGFRSRWQRILVGVAGVASELTVAAVAVLVWAYTAPGTLNALAYNVIFASSVSTLLFNINPLLRFDGYHVLVDLLDVPNLFQRSREQLKYLAQRFVLRLPQARPAAHSRREVVLLPLYGVLSLGYWVLLMWSIVFFVAQQYLDFGTALAWFLGFTIVVVPLFKLLRYLLTSPQLERHRGRALGVTAVIVLVVGTVVGGIPMPDRMRVSGVVEAEQFRQLRSESEGALQQLLVQPGSTVQQGQTLLVLSNAQLDLELEMLNAQLVQLHAQELLAISRAVADLAPLQEQRQAVESQLEEVKRLHGALVVRAPLAGVWSLPQEQAGQGRWVVRGGALGVIVQPDHWRFVGVLPQIGTHLFEDQIRVAEVRVRGEEGVNVVAQQAQVVPHENGVLPSAALGMPGGGEIAVDPTDPQGLSAAEPFFRVQAHLPSGAGAHWVHGRLGVMRLTLSDRPLIVQWERALRQFLQRRFRV; encoded by the coding sequence TTGAGCACCTCAACGCAGCAGACCCGAGTTTTTAGCGATTCGTGGCACCGTATCTCGGGTGTGCGGGTCGCCCTGCTCAGCAGTGTGCGGGCGCACCGTCAGCAGTTTCAGGGCGAGATGTGGGTGGTGTTGCGAGATAGCCTAAGCAGTGACTGGTTTCGGGTTTCGACAGAGGCCTACCGGTTTCTCTGCCGTCTCTCCCTCCAAAAAACGGTGGAACAGGCGTGGCAGGAGAGCTTGCAAGCTGAGCAAGCGCATGCCCTTACCCAGGAAGAGGTGGTGCAGCTGCTGGGGCAGATTAACCTTTCCAACCTGTTGCAGTACGACCGTACCACCGCCGGGGCCAGTCTGTTTGAGCGCTATAATAAGCGCCGCAAGCAGGAGCGTAAGGCGTTATGGATGAGCTTTATGGCGGTCAAAATACCGCTGATTGATCCAGACAGTGCCTTGCAACGCGCCCGCAAGCTGATTAGCTGGCTGTTGGGGCCTTGGGGGGTGGGGTTTTATCTGCTGCTGCTTTTGGCGGCGCTGATTACGCTTTTCAACCAAGGGGACCGGCTGTTTGACCAAGGGGCGGGTATTTTAGCGCCGGATAACCTGCTGCTGCTGTATGGCGGCTTTATCGTCGCCAAGGTGGTACACGAGCTGGGTCATGCGGCGGTGTGTAAACACTTTGGCGGTGAGGTGCATACGGTCGGGGTGATGCTGTTGCTGTTTGCGCCGTTGCCCTATGTGGATGCCACGGCGAGCTGGGGGTTCCGCAGTCGTTGGCAGCGCATCTTGGTGGGGGTGGCCGGGGTAGCGTCGGAGCTAACCGTAGCGGCGGTGGCGGTGCTGGTGTGGGCCTATACCGCGCCGGGCACCCTTAATGCGCTGGCTTACAATGTGATCTTTGCCTCCAGTGTTTCAACGCTGCTGTTTAATATCAATCCGTTATTGCGGTTTGATGGCTACCATGTGTTGGTGGACCTGTTGGATGTGCCCAATCTGTTTCAGCGTTCGCGGGAGCAGCTAAAGTATTTGGCGCAGCGCTTTGTTTTGCGTCTGCCCCAGGCGCGGCCTGCGGCCCATAGCCGTCGTGAAGTGGTGTTATTGCCCCTGTATGGCGTGCTCAGCCTGGGCTATTGGGTGTTGCTAATGTGGTCCATTGTGTTTTTTGTGGCGCAGCAATACCTGGATTTTGGGACCGCATTGGCTTGGTTTTTGGGCTTTACCATTGTGGTGGTGCCGCTGTTTAAACTGTTGCGTTACCTGCTGACCAGCCCTCAGTTAGAGCGTCATCGGGGGCGTGCCTTAGGGGTGACGGCGGTGATCGTGCTGGTGGTGGGGACGGTGGTGGGGGGAATCCCCATGCCGGACCGGATGCGGGTCAGTGGGGTGGTGGAGGCAGAGCAGTTTCGCCAGTTACGCAGTGAGTCTGAAGGGGCGTTGCAGCAGTTATTGGTGCAGCCGGGTAGTACGGTACAGCAGGGGCAGACGCTCTTGGTGTTGAGCAATGCTCAGTTGGATCTTGAACTGGAGATGTTAAACGCCCAATTGGTGCAGTTGCACGCGCAGGAGTTGTTGGCGATTAGCCGTGCGGTGGCCGATTTAGCGCCGCTACAAGAGCAGCGGCAGGCGGTGGAAAGCCAGCTTGAGGAGGTCAAACGACTGCATGGAGCGTTGGTGGTGCGGGCCCCTTTGGCCGGGGTATGGAGCCTACCCCAAGAGCAGGCCGGTCAAGGGCGCTGGGTGGTGCGCGGTGGTGCCCTGGGGGTGATTGTGCAACCGGATCATTGGCGCTTTGTGGGGGTGTTGCCGCAGATTGGTACCCACCTGTTTGAAGATCAAATTCGTGTTGCTGAGGTACGGGTGCGGGGCGAGGAGGGGGTCAATGTGGTGGCCCAGCAGGCCCAGGTAGTCCCCCATGAAAATGGCGTGTTGCCCTCGGCGGCATTGGGCATGCCGGGGGGTGGTGAGATTGCGGTGGACCCCACCGATCCCCAGGGGTTGAGTGCCGCAGAGCCCTTTTTTAGGGTGCAGGCTCATCTACCCAGCGGTGCGGGTGCGCACTGGGTGCATGGCCGCTTGGGGGTGATGCGTTTAACCTTGAGTGATCGTCCCCTGATTGTGCAGTGGGAGCGGGCATTACGGCAGTTTTTGCAGCGGAGATTCCGGGTGTGA
- a CDS encoding efflux RND transporter periplasmic adaptor subunit — protein MDDTVMGQVSLPTGDEERPLELSELHAFTGPAEAFWPVYLDAVCHALMAHKVVLLLKGAEQRWQGVLFSPRQAVIDGGEAPQLLALANASDEQAVVRGQLESGTALLALRLPISPDPTRPKAVLILWMMQAVEPLSTEVQSLAALAAQVPVHYQHGQERLPVALQLSGAQRMHEILQLSIRLSGEGRFMRTAFDLCCELAVRFGCERVSLGWVEGAYVRLVAMSHIEKFDPKTNRSREMVNAMEEALDQGCVVSYPALAEARPVNRVHETYVREYGEGTAMSVPIHWVGGIIGILFVEHQTSLPTELQVWELELTSQACAHHLRDVYLRDRWFGARLWDRFKQLLNVVFGPGHALLKLSGVVTALVLLALILTPWNYRVEVGAQLHSQDLLFMPAPFDGFLRSVHVEVGDRVAQGQVLVTLDTRDLEQEAAMAAAEVTRFAREAEKANATRKLAEMQIALAHGQQSEARLALVRYKLQHAELTAPYEGIVVEGELKKNLGAPVRKGDLLLKLAQTQQIYLELEIAQVDVHEVQLGQVGEVALVGRPEQRFKIEVARMDPIATQREGRSVFLGRARILSPVEKWWRPGMGGSAKIAVGERRLIWVLTHRTVRFLRELFWI, from the coding sequence ATGGATGACACAGTGATGGGCCAAGTAAGCCTGCCAACCGGTGACGAAGAGCGCCCGTTGGAGCTAAGTGAACTGCACGCTTTTACGGGGCCGGCCGAGGCGTTTTGGCCCGTTTATCTGGATGCCGTGTGCCACGCCTTGATGGCTCATAAAGTGGTGTTATTGCTCAAAGGGGCTGAGCAACGCTGGCAGGGGGTGCTGTTTTCGCCTCGGCAGGCGGTGATTGACGGTGGCGAAGCGCCACAGCTATTGGCATTGGCCAATGCCAGCGATGAGCAAGCGGTGGTGCGGGGGCAACTGGAGAGTGGCACGGCGCTGTTGGCACTACGTTTACCGATCTCTCCTGATCCCACACGTCCGAAGGCGGTGTTGATTTTATGGATGATGCAGGCCGTTGAGCCCCTTTCAACCGAGGTGCAAAGCTTGGCCGCACTGGCGGCCCAGGTGCCTGTTCACTATCAGCATGGGCAAGAGCGGTTGCCGGTGGCGTTGCAACTCTCTGGTGCCCAGCGCATGCATGAGATTTTACAGCTCAGCATCCGCCTAAGTGGTGAGGGGCGGTTTATGCGCACCGCCTTTGATCTGTGCTGTGAATTGGCGGTACGGTTTGGCTGTGAACGGGTTTCGCTGGGTTGGGTAGAAGGGGCCTATGTGCGTCTGGTCGCCATGAGCCATATTGAAAAATTTGATCCAAAAACCAACCGCTCGCGGGAGATGGTCAACGCCATGGAAGAGGCGTTGGATCAAGGGTGTGTGGTGAGTTATCCGGCTCTGGCCGAGGCACGTCCGGTCAACCGGGTGCATGAAACCTATGTGCGGGAGTACGGTGAGGGTACCGCCATGTCGGTGCCGATCCACTGGGTGGGCGGCATCATCGGCATCCTCTTTGTTGAGCACCAAACGAGCCTGCCCACCGAGTTGCAGGTTTGGGAGCTGGAGCTTACCAGTCAAGCCTGTGCGCACCATCTGCGGGATGTCTATTTGCGGGATCGCTGGTTTGGGGCCCGTTTGTGGGATCGTTTTAAGCAACTCTTAAACGTGGTGTTTGGACCGGGCCACGCCCTGTTAAAGCTAAGCGGGGTGGTAACGGCGCTGGTGCTGTTGGCATTGATTCTGACGCCGTGGAACTATCGGGTCGAGGTAGGGGCCCAACTTCATAGCCAGGATTTGCTGTTTATGCCGGCGCCGTTTGATGGGTTTTTGCGCAGTGTGCACGTGGAGGTGGGGGATCGCGTGGCACAAGGGCAGGTGTTGGTTACTTTAGACACCCGCGATTTGGAGCAAGAAGCGGCCATGGCCGCCGCAGAAGTGACCCGCTTTGCCCGCGAGGCAGAAAAGGCCAATGCCACCCGTAAATTGGCTGAAATGCAGATTGCACTGGCCCATGGGCAGCAATCCGAGGCCCGCTTGGCGTTGGTGCGCTACAAGTTGCAACACGCCGAACTCACCGCGCCCTATGAGGGGATTGTGGTGGAGGGGGAGTTGAAAAAAAATCTCGGTGCGCCGGTACGCAAGGGGGATCTGTTGCTCAAACTGGCGCAGACGCAGCAGATCTATCTTGAGTTAGAGATTGCCCAGGTGGATGTGCATGAGGTGCAGTTGGGTCAAGTCGGTGAAGTGGCCTTGGTGGGGCGCCCGGAGCAGCGCTTTAAGATAGAGGTGGCGCGTATGGATCCCATCGCCACCCAGCGTGAGGGGCGCAGTGTCTTTTTGGGGCGAGCGCGGATTTTAAGCCCGGTTGAAAAATGGTGGCGGCCCGGTATGGGGGGTAGTGCCAAAATCGCGGTGGGTGAGCGGCGCTTAATCTGGGTATTAACCCATCGCACGGTACGTTTTTTACGGGAGTTGTTCTGGATTTGA
- a CDS encoding SapC family protein — protein MFESMVPVNRERHGHKKVRADNNFSFASHFHLAYLTMHEFARAASIYPVVFLEESQNDTFRPVALLGLEAGENLFVSAQGEWLASYIPAIIRRYPFALTKAGDDRYVVCLDEASSMINDDEGLPLFDEQGEPTQVIENVRKYLGELQQMDQMTQAFTQFLQANNLLTPLNMRVNGSSGVRNISGCYVINEERMNKFSNEKFLEVREKGFLPAIYAQLISLSQIERLASMQKEGAALNVEREPLGQVVAAAKSAKSTKNSSKNLQ, from the coding sequence ATGTTTGAGTCGATGGTTCCCGTTAATCGGGAGCGGCACGGTCACAAAAAGGTGCGCGCTGATAACAATTTTAGCTTTGCATCCCATTTTCATTTGGCCTACCTCACCATGCACGAATTTGCACGGGCCGCGTCGATCTACCCGGTGGTTTTTTTGGAAGAGAGCCAAAACGACACCTTTCGCCCCGTTGCACTGCTTGGGCTAGAAGCGGGTGAAAACCTGTTTGTGAGTGCTCAAGGAGAGTGGCTGGCCAGCTATATTCCTGCCATCATCCGCCGTTATCCCTTTGCATTAACCAAAGCTGGCGATGACCGTTATGTGGTCTGTTTGGATGAAGCGAGCAGCATGATCAATGATGACGAGGGTTTGCCGCTGTTTGATGAGCAGGGCGAGCCAACGCAAGTGATCGAGAATGTGCGTAAATATTTGGGCGAATTACAGCAGATGGACCAGATGACACAGGCATTTACCCAGTTTTTACAGGCCAATAATCTGCTAACGCCGCTCAATATGCGGGTCAATGGTAGTTCGGGTGTGCGTAATATTTCAGGTTGTTACGTCATCAATGAAGAGCGGATGAATAAGTTTAGCAATGAAAAATTTTTAGAAGTGCGTGAAAAGGGCTTTTTGCCGGCCATCTACGCGCAGTTGATCTCGCTGTCACAAATCGAGCGTTTGGCCAGCATGCAAAAAGAGGGTGCTGCGCTGAATGTGGAGAGAGAGCCCTTGGGTCAGGTTGTGGCTGCGGCAAAAAGCGCCAAAAGTACCAAAAACAGTTCCAAAAATCTTCAGTAG
- a CDS encoding efflux RND transporter periplasmic adaptor subunit, translated as MKVKGRISRYLVAAGCFMASFALSAAWAEPMVMGITEAFRSAQLSMTMGGRVQAVQVREGSVLQKGDLILYLDREQERLEVKRQELLLQDRVRLDALRVRKKTLEAQVAQIRVLLASGAVSAKQVEDEELALQSTVAEYEALLLSKKREQVELDLARHTYERRHLHAPFAGVVTKVLAHVGESIAPNEAAVVLVDVSRVRFVGTFPATAEGTLLQVGQRVTLNLGAAGEQVQRVAEVVFVSPVTDSASGLVEFVAEFDNRDGAVRPGLSGRLVP; from the coding sequence ATGAAGGTAAAGGGGCGCATAAGCCGTTACTTGGTGGCGGCAGGCTGCTTTATGGCCAGCTTTGCACTGAGTGCGGCTTGGGCCGAGCCCATGGTTATGGGGATTACCGAGGCATTTCGTTCGGCCCAACTCAGCATGACCATGGGGGGGCGGGTGCAGGCGGTGCAGGTACGCGAGGGTTCGGTGTTGCAGAAGGGGGATCTGATTCTCTATCTGGATCGCGAGCAGGAGCGGCTAGAGGTTAAGCGGCAAGAGCTGCTGTTGCAGGACCGGGTTCGGTTGGATGCCCTGCGGGTACGCAAAAAAACTTTAGAAGCGCAGGTGGCACAGATAAGAGTGCTCTTAGCCTCGGGCGCGGTCTCTGCAAAACAGGTGGAGGATGAGGAACTGGCGTTGCAATCCACAGTGGCGGAGTACGAGGCGTTGCTGCTTTCTAAAAAACGGGAGCAAGTAGAGCTGGATCTGGCCCGTCACACCTATGAACGCCGCCATTTGCACGCTCCTTTTGCGGGGGTGGTGACCAAGGTGTTGGCCCACGTGGGGGAGAGCATCGCCCCCAATGAGGCCGCAGTGGTGTTGGTGGATGTGAGCCGGGTGCGTTTTGTGGGGACCTTTCCCGCCACGGCTGAGGGCACACTGTTACAGGTAGGGCAGCGGGTCACGCTCAATTTGGGGGCTGCGGGGGAGCAGGTGCAGCGGGTGGCCGAGGTGGTATTTGTGTCACCTGTAACCGACTCGGCCAGCGGATTGGTAGAGTTTGTGGCGGAGTTTGATAATCGGGATGGGGCGGTGCGTCCTGGTCTCTCTGGCCGTTTGGTGCCCTAG